In Mercenaria mercenaria strain notata chromosome 14, MADL_Memer_1, whole genome shotgun sequence, the following are encoded in one genomic region:
- the LOC123527514 gene encoding uncharacterized protein LOC123527514 isoform X2, with protein sequence MGLKTVEWTFLLCVCALGIQNSLSFIQSMREIEQNCFRDGGYCINTIPPTPPRRRNNNRRRGGGARGGAGGRMGTRTRTGSRPDPRALGAQHTRLPGSTQPAGGAPLAAGAPAYPPPARGAANNPPPPAGQTPTQQQNNGLFNFGSNPNDPYGSLFSMMMFTRKKRQAGVPEPHERPRRRQGQSMYAFLNQHCRKSEFDFGCRREGGMCCLPFLK encoded by the exons ATGGGACTTAAAACAGTAGAATGGACATTTCTTTTGTGCGTCTGTGCCTTGGGAATTCAAAACTCATTGTCGTTCATTCAGAGTATGAGAG aaattgagCAAAACTGTTTCCGAGACGGTGGTTACTGTATCAATACAATCCCGCCCACTCCACCAAGACGCCGCAATAACAACAGACGCCGTGGAGGCGGTGCTAGAGGCGGAGCTGGTGGCAGAATGGGTACTCGAACCCGAACGGGATCAAGACCTGATCCCAGAGCGCTAGGTGCCCAACACACACGCCTTCCAGGTTCGACCCAACCAGCCGGCGGTGCTCCCCTTGCTGCCGGGGCACCAGCATATCCACCTCCTGCTCGTGGAGCAGCTAACAATCCGCCACCACCAGCCGGACAGACACCAACTCAACAACAAAACAATGGACTTTTTAATTTTGGAAGCAACCCTAACGATCCATATGGTTCCTTATTCAGTATGATGATGTTTACCCGAAAGAAGCGTCAAGCAGGTGTACCCGAACCCCACGAACGCCCACGAAGACGACAGGGACAAAGCATGTATGCGTTCCTTAATCAACATTGTAGGAAGTCTGAATTTGACTTTGGCTGTCGCAGAGAGGGTGGGATGTGTTGCTTGCCATTCCTAAAGTAA
- the LOC123527514 gene encoding uncharacterized protein LOC123527514 isoform X1, producing the protein MGLGIAEWAILLCFCAFGIQNSVSIVQQMREIEQNCFRDGGYCINTIPPTPPRRRNNNRRRGGGARGGAGGRMGTRTRTGSRPDPRALGAQHTRLPGSTQPAGGAPLAAGAPAYPPPARGAANNPPPPAGQTPTQQQNNGLFNFGSNPNDPYGSLFSMMMFTRKKRQAGVPEPHERPRRRQGQSMYAFLNQHCRKSEFDFGCRREGGMCCLPFLK; encoded by the exons ATGGGACTTGGAATTGCAGAATGGGCCATCCTCCTGTGTTTTTGTGCTTTTGGAATACAAAATTCTGTTTCTATAGTTCAGCAAATGCGAG aaattgagCAAAACTGTTTCCGAGACGGTGGTTACTGTATCAATACAATCCCGCCCACTCCACCAAGACGCCGCAATAACAACAGACGCCGTGGAGGCGGTGCTAGAGGCGGAGCTGGTGGCAGAATGGGTACTCGAACCCGAACGGGATCAAGACCTGATCCCAGAGCGCTAGGTGCCCAACACACACGCCTTCCAGGTTCGACCCAACCAGCCGGCGGTGCTCCCCTTGCTGCCGGGGCACCAGCATATCCACCTCCTGCTCGTGGAGCAGCTAACAATCCGCCACCACCAGCCGGACAGACACCAACTCAACAACAAAACAATGGACTTTTTAATTTTGGAAGCAACCCTAACGATCCATATGGTTCCTTATTCAGTATGATGATGTTTACCCGAAAGAAGCGTCAAGCAGGTGTACCCGAACCCCACGAACGCCCACGAAGACGACAGGGACAAAGCATGTATGCGTTCCTTAATCAACATTGTAGGAAGTCTGAATTTGACTTTGGCTGTCGCAGAGAGGGTGGGATGTGTTGCTTGCCATTCCTAAAGTAA